Below is a window of Halarcobacter anaerophilus DNA.
AAGCAAAATTTGAAGAAGCAAGAAGGTTTATTGCATTAAAAGCGAATACACAAAATGCATATATGAAAAAAGCAGATTATAAAGTACAAAATATGCAAGCCTTAGCAACAGATGATGATGTAACAATTAGTGCAGAACAAATGTCAGATGCAAAAACTACGATTGATAATATTCCTACAGATGCAATAACTTATACAACTGAAGTAAATATATCAGACTCAGGTATTGAAACAACAACTATATCACAAGTTGTAATCTCTTAAAGGTTTATTATGAGTGAAATTATTGAAACTATAAATAGAATATTAGTTGAAGAAAATGCCAAGCCTTTAAAAAATGAAAATGATTTACTAATTGACAGTGAACTTGACAGCTTTGGGTATGCAATTTTATGGATTGAATTGAATGAAGAATATAAGTGCTTCCCAGTTGAATATGTAAATGAAATAGACTATGAAACATATAAATTAAAAGATTTAATTGAAAGAATACAAAATGCAAGTTAAAAAGTATTTTTATAAAACTGCTGACTTTTTCAATAAAGATAAAAAAGCAAGATATATTAGTGAAACACTTGGAAATAGAAACTCATATATGAATGAAGTTTTTTATAAACTTTACAAAAAAGAGATAGAGAGTTTAAAAACAACAGGCAATACAGCACTTCTTTATATAGCTGGAGCTTGTGAACATCATTCAGCATCAAGAGACTGTATACAAGTTTTAAAAGGAGCTATGCCAGTTAAATCGCAGCTAGGCTATATTGCAAGTAAAACAGCAAAAAGAATGGGAAATATTTCATATCTTTCAATAAATGCAAATGCATGTGCAAGTAGTCTATATGCACTAAAAGAAGCAAAAGAACTTTTAAATCAAGGCTTTGATGATGTTTTAATTTATGGAGAGGAATGGGTAGAAGAAGTAGAGCTTATGCTATTCAAACAACTAAATATAGATTTAGTATGTAGTGATGGATTTTTTATTCTTCAGTTAACTAATAATTGTAACAATCCAATAGCAACAATAGAAAATGTAAATTGGATTTGGAATAATGATAAATCACCTTTTGAAGTAACTAAAGAGGGCTATATAAATTCTATGTTACCTTTTAAAGACAAGCAAATAGATTTAATAAAAATGCATGGTTCAGGAACTGCCCAAAATGATAAAGCTGAACTTGAAGCTATTAATGAACTATTTGAAAATATAGCAAGGATTGAATACAAAAGTCAAATAGGACATTCACAAGGTGTTAGTACCGGTGTTGAATTATGTAAACTACTAGAAGAGCAGAAAGATAAGTCAGTTTTAGTAAATGCATCCGGGCTTGGTAATTTTTATGGAAGCTGTTATGTTAGATTATAAAATTACTCCTATATCTGAAAATGATGCATATACTATAAATAAAACTCTGTTGAAAGAGCTAAAAGATAAAAGACTATTTAAAAACATCCTAATGCATATTAGAAAAGGTATAGCTATTAAACTAGAAGACAATAGTGAAATAGCCGGGTTTTGTTTAGCAAAAGAGTTTAATACACATTTTAGTCTAAGTTACTATTACATATATGAAAAACATAGAAAAAAAATTGGTTCTTTTTTCTTTTTTTCTCATTGTTTAACTAAGATGAAAAACAAACCTATATATGTACAAAAAAATAAAAACTACAAAATGTATGAAAGATATTTTAATACTACTACACAAAAAGGAATTATTAGATTTAAAGGATTAAGAGAGGACTCACAATGGGTGGAGTTGTTAAAAAAATAGTCGATACAGTTAAAAACGTAGTTGATGAAGTGGTGGATTTTGTTGATGAAACCGTTGATAAAACAATTGATTTTGTTAGCAATGTAGTTGAAGGCGTTGCTAAAAATGTTCAGAATATGGTAAAGGGAATTGCTTCCGGAGATTGGAACCAATTTAGAGATTCATTTATTTCCCTCGGCACAACAACTCTCTATGTTGTGGCTGGAGTTGTAGGTGCAGTATCAGGACAAGCTTGGCTAGTAGCAGCTTCAGTTGTTGCCCTTGATGGACAATATAATCAAGGACAATTAGCTGCACATGTAGTTTCTACAGTAGGGAAAGTAGAAAGAGAATTATTTGGTTCTACTTTAATCCTGGATAATATAGATATGATAACTACAGCAATAGTAGTAGCAGGTAGTATCTATGCAGGAGGAAAAGGTTTTGGTATTATAGCTGATGCTGCAGGAGTATCAAGCTATTTATCTTCTACAAGTTTCCAAATAAGTTCAGGAGCCTATTCAGTATATAATGCATATACTCAATGGCAAGATGCATTAAGTCTTTATGATGAATTAATGGCAAATTATCAACAATGGCTGCAAGAAACATATGCAGAAATTGCAAGATTCAATAACCTGTGGGATTTAGTTTACGGTGATATTAATATTTTATATGAAGCACAACCAGGAGGATATCTTTTTAATTCAGAAGCTGGGAGTGATGAATATAGTATCAGTTCAATACATGAACAATGTTCTTATTTATTAGGTTTAAATCCTCACAAAGATGTTGATTTAGATAAGATGATGACTGATATATCCGATATAGACTATGTATCATTAAATTTTAATGATATTTTACCAGATGTAATAAGATATGAAAATTAAAAGGAGACAAAATGGCAACAGATAGTAATACATTTTTAGATTGGGCAAATGGCCTAGATTTTTCAAATAGTTTATCCTCAACAACAGAGGATGCAACTACAGCATTAAATTTTGATACTAACAATATAATGAATAAAAGCCTAGGAAATAATACAGGCCAAAGTTATACTGATATGTATTTTAATAATAACCCTTCAATTGAAACAAATGCAAATGCAAATACTGAAAATGGTTTTGATTTTTCAAATATGTTTACAAGTGAAAATCTTGGAGGCACACTTAAAGGTATTGGTGCTGTTGGTGGAGCTTTAGCAAGTATATATGGAGCATCTCAACAAAAGAAATTTAATGAAGACATGTTAGACATGGAGAAAAAAAGAGTTAATCGTGAATATGCGAAAGCTGATGCACAACAAGCCGAATATGACGCAGTATGGAAATCTTAAATTTAAAGGCTAAAACTTTTTAGCCTTTACTCTTTAAATTAAATAAATACCCACCTAGTTTCATATAACATATTTAAATAGTATTTCCACATGAGAACAATAACTGGAAATATAAAAATCTTAGCAGATCAAGATTATGCATCAAAAACACTTGAATTTATTTTATGTAATAAATATGGTAATCAATTAAGTGCTCTCGATGTAGATGGTCAAATAGCTACTAAAAAAACAGTCGCTACAGATACTTCAGGAAACTTCACTGTAATACTTTATGAAACAGAAGAAGCAGAAATCCCAATGTTTTACAAAATGGTTTTTGTAGAGAATGAGGATATTGAAGATATTAAACTTTTTATCCAAAGTGGAGATAGTGATATCGACTTTTTAAATCTTATATTTCCTATGCCAGAACTTAATATGTTCTATGAAGATATTAATGGGGCAATTGTCTTCAAAGATATTGTATTTGATATTTTTGAAAGATTTTTCGTCAACGAAAATATATTTATTAACAATGATGAAAAAAATTTAATAGAAGAATTTATTAAATATGCAGATAACACTAGAGATAGTGAAATAATTGAAAAGCTGGATCAATATTTAGCAACATTATTACCAAAGGAGTAAACTAATGGAAGAACAATCTTTTATTCAAAATGTCAATGCTGTTGCGGCACAGCTTGGAGTTTTGATTAATCTAAACAACAATATGTCAAAGATAGCTCTTGAACCAGCAGAGGTGACAGCTATTATTGAAGTTAAAAAACAGTTAGATGAGATATTGCTTGTAACCCAAAAAGAGGAATCGGTATCTTTAAAGCATCAAGAGGTGCTTATAAATGCACAAGCAGTATTGTCTCAATACAATACTATTCTTAATCTAAAGCAACAAATAGATACAGAACACAATGAGGTGTTGCAAAAGCATAGCGAAGTAGTAACTTTAGCACAGCAAGTCAATCTTAAAAACAGTGAAATTAAAAACTTATCAGTTGTTCTACTGCTACTTGATGAAAATGAAGCACCATATCAAGACTATAACGCTATTTCTGGGAAACTCACTATTGCTATACCTCGTGGCAAAACTGGGGATAAAGGGGATGAATTTAGGATAGATGAATACGGACTTGCATCTGAACAAAGTGATTATGATGGTATGTCAAAAGGTTTTAGCTTTTTTGCTATGGATAGTGAGCTTTTATATTTTAAGCTTTCAGGTACTACTGCGGATTGGAGTGGTGGTATCTCTTTTGGAAAAGGTGCAAAAGGTGATGATCTGGAAATATCTTCTATAGATGATAATGGTGACGGCACTTTTACATGGCACTTTAGTGATGGTACTGATTACCTTACTCCATCCCTTGAAGGTGCAAAAGGAGATAAAGGAGATGCCCCAGAGCATGAATGGGTAGGATCAACTGCAATTAGATTTAAAAATCCCGATGGAACATGGGGCGATACAGTTGATGTAGGTGCTGTAATAGCAGATGAGCAAGATATGAATTACACATTAAATTTAACGGGAGCGATATAATGGGAATTAAAACAGAGCTGCTATCAAAAGCAAATGACATTGTTGCAAGCAGTACAGATGCAAAAGAGTTGGCACTTGCAAGTGCTATAGTTAAAAATGTAGCGGAAGCTGAGGGTGTGGTAGATGAAGAGATTTATACAATAGGTACTGCTGGATCTGTAGGCTTTGGTGTAGGAGCTGTAAGAGATTGGCAGATGCCAGCAGGCTTTATAAAACTAGCAGGTCACGATAATCCAGTAAGTGAAAACTATGGTAATGTAACAGATATGAACGGATCGGTTATGGTAGCTATTCCAAAGTTCTACTTCAAGATAGAAACAAACAATGTTCTTATATCAAGCAAACTAAAAGCTGGGTATGTAGTACACAGAGCTTTTATCAATGAGGGGAAAGAGCATGACTATATATTTGTTGATAAATACGGGTGTGGAAATGTAGGCGGAGTATTTACTTCAAAAGCTGGACTTGATCCGTGTTCTACTCATGCAGATCATAACCCTATAGCAAGTTTAAAAAACACTCCATCGAATACCTATGGAGGACTGTATAGTGCTGTTAAAACAAGAGGAGATAAACACTTCTTAACTTCCAAGTTTATATACAGTGCTTTAGCTATGTTGGCTTTTGCACATGGTAAAGCTGCTACAACTACAAGTGCGTGTGCATTTATAGATGTAGACCCAAAGATGCCAAAGGGAAATCTAAACAGTGCACTATCAGATGTAAACGATACAAGTGTGGTGTTTAGTCCAAGCGGATATAGCAACTGTGCATTAACTGGAAGTGGTAGCCCTTTTGCAAAAACAACTCACAACGGTCAAGAGTGCGGTATCGCAGACCTAAATGGTAATATGTGGGAAGTTGCAAGTGGATTCATAAGGACAGATGCAAACGGATTCTTGATACTAAAAGAGTCTGTAGACATTACAAACATATCTAGTGATGATACCACTCAAGCAGTAGGAGGAGCTTATGATATAGATCTATATGATGTAATAGATATAAGTGATGTAGTAAATGCAAATGACGGATGGACTTATCTTGGAAATGGTGCAAATCAAGTTTTTGCCATGAGTACAGACAGAACATCAGCGGATTATAAAAGAACTGCACTTGGTATACCTCTTGCTACTGGACACAGTGCCACAGGTACTATAGAGTTTGGAAATGATGGGGTCTATAGATACCTAAGAGATGAAATGGCTTGTCGGTGCGGTGGTAGTTGGGGTTACTCTTCTGGTGCTGGTGCTTTTGCCATGTATCTGGGCAGTTACCGTACTCACTCGAATGACAGTGTGGGTGGTCGTGCTTCTGTGCTTGTGTAAGAGCGAACGATAGTGAGTGGAGAGAAATAAAATGGGGATACATTCTGAAGCAATATTAAATCGTAAATATATGGAGATGATTAAGCTATTAAATATATATCTTAATCACTTTCCAAAATTTGAGAAATATGCCTTATCTAATAATATTAGAAATACCGCATATGAAGTTTACGATTTGATAACAGAGTGTCAAAAAAGATACTTCAAAAAGACTTCACTTACTTCTCTTGATGTTACACATCAAAAACTAAGAATGCAAATATATCTAGCAAACGAGCTTGGATATTTTGCATTTAAAGATGGAAGAAAAGATACTAAGGTAAATCCTCAAAAAAGATTTTTAGCTATTACAAAAGTAATAGATGAGATAGGCAAGATTATCGGAGCTTGGATCAATAAGCTAAAAGATAAAGGTAATTTCAAGTGAAAAGTTTAGGTCAATATAACAATATGAAAAATGACAGCGTGGCTTGTCAATGCGGTGGTAATTGGAGTAACTCTTCTAATGCTGGTGCTTTTGCCATGAATCTGAACAATAACCGTACTAACTCGAATAACAATGTGGGTGGTCGTGACTGTGAATCCAAACCTGAAACTGCAATGGTAGATACTGGATTCAGAGGGGTATGTTGTCCTGCACTAAGCGAAATCAATACTTTAAAAAGTCTTTCAAGTAGCAATATCGAAAGTCAGACTAAAACAAGTAAAAGAATAGGATATCTATTCGATAAAACTTTCACTGTGGATAACCTTTATGAAGCTTTTTTGGTAGCAAGAAAAGGTAAAAGAAATAAAAGAACCACACTAAAGTTTGAGATGAATTTAGGTGCGGAACTTCAATCTTTACACGATGAACTACATAGTGGTACTTACAGACCAAGAGCATACAGTCAGTTTAAAGTGTATGAACCAAAAGAGAGAATAATAAATGCTCCAGCATTTAGAGATCTTGTAGTACAACATTGCATCTATAAAGCTATATATGAAATATTTGATAATAGTTTTATAGATACATCTTATGCGTGTAGAAAAGGCGGCGGAACTCATAAGGCTAGTGAATATACACAAAAACAGATGAGGAAATATAGTGGAGAGCTATACTATGCAAAACTTGATATAAAAAAGTTTTTCTATTCAATAGATAGAGATATATTAAAAAAGCTTTTTGAAAAGAAGATCAAAGATAAAAGGCTTGTAGATCTTATGTGTGAGTTCACACAGATGAACGGAGATAAGGGAATACCGATAGGAAATTTACTATCTCAACTATATGCACTTATATATCTTAACCCTTTGGATCACTTCATCAAAAGAGTACTAAAAGTAAAGAGCTATGTGAGATATGTGGATGACTTTGTGATGATAGGTCTTGCCCTGGAACAAGCCAAAGAGTTTAAAAATAGATGTGAGAAGTTTGTACAAGATGAGCTAAAGCTTGAGTTATCACACTGGCATATTCAAAAGATTAAAAAGGGTATTAATTTTGTAGGGTACAGAACTTGGAAACGAATCAAGTTTGTTAGAAAACACAGTATGTATAAAATGAAAAAAGCGATAAAGAAATTTAAAATTGAGTCAATAATCTCTTTAATAGGTCATGCAAAAGGTACTGGTAGCATAGCTTATTTTAGAAAACTATTGATTGAATTTCAAATTTTAAATTTATTACCAATAAGGAGTGTAAGATGGTTAAATATGTAGAGTTTGACAAAGTTAATATGGAGCATACTGTATTAGAGTTTAGAGGTGGAAGTGAAAATGTGGTTGTTACAGGTTTCACGGGGGAAAATGTAGTGGTTAATGTTGTATCTATTGCAAGTGATGATGAATCAAAGATTGATGAGCTTATAGCTTCACAGCCGAGTGAAATCAACTGTAGAGAAATCCTTCAAGACGAATTCAGAACTTTAGTTAAAGATAGCGAACAAATTAAAAATATCAATAGGCAAATAAAAAATACGATTGCTAAAAAATATGATTTCGCCGACGAAATTGCAATGGGTAAAAGAGCAACAGATGATTCAAAAAGAATCGAATACGATACTTTTGTAGCGGATGCATTAGCTAAGGGAGATGAAATAAAGGCATCTATAGGCTACTAAAATGACACTAGAACATCTAAATAAAAACTATATTTATAAAACAGATAAAGAGCAGTACGGAGTACCTGAATATTGGGAAGAGATGAAGCCTGATAGCAAAGGTAAGTTTATCGGAGATTGTTGCAAGGGTCATGACAAATCTTGTAGTACATCTAAGTTTTTTAAATGTTTAAAATCAAAATTGGGATGGTTTCATGCTTCATATATAACAGCAGGTGGTGCTATTGGGTGTTGGGTTAAATATACAAAAAAGATATTTAAAAGAATTTAGGCAGCAGGAAGGATAAGAAGAATGATAACAGAACATGGAATAGGTGGAGTTGTTACTTATAATGGTTCAGCCATAGCGGTTAGCTCTTTTTTTGTATATTTAGGTTTAGATAAAGAAGCTATTTTATTTTTTGCAGTGCTTTTACTTATCGATTATATTACAGGATTAGGTAAAGCTCTTGCAATAAAAGAATCTATCACATCTAATAAGATGAAATATGGAATCTTATCTAAACTATCTTTACTAATTATTCCTATTACTGTTGCAATAGCTGGTAAGTCTGCAAATGTTGATATGACATATATTATCTATGCATCTATGAATGTATTAGTTTTAAGTGAAGTATATTCAATAATTGCAAATATCTATTCTATGCGAACTCATAAAGAGCTGCCTGAGTTTGATGTAACAAGATTATTAGCTAGAAAGATAAAAGTAATACTTTTGAGTTGGGCTGAATAATGTATTCTGATTATAAAACTACAACAACATATTTTATAGTAATTATTGCTTTTGTATATGCTGTATATATGGATAAACCAATATTAGTCAATACAATTATTATACCTATGATTATCATGTGGATAATTTTGAAAACAAATTCAAAAGAGCTTATGAAAGATTTGATAAGTGTATTAAAAGATAAATGGAGTAAATAAGATGTTTGATAGTTCTAAAATATATATTTATATTGCAATTTCTGTAGGGATATTATCACTATTAGGTTATGGATATTATTTAAAATCTGAAAATGAGATATTAACTTTAAATAATCAAACTTTAAAAGTAAATCAAAAGCAGATTATAAGTGCGTATGAACAATCCATAAAAGTTCTTGAACAAAAAGCTTTTGAAGAGGGATTAAATAAACAAAGTGCAAAAACAGCCGAAGAGCTAAATAGAAAAGTAGCTGAACTATCTAAGAAGAGAGGGGAAATAAATGAAAAAGATATTGATTCTAATGTTTATGTTATTACTTCTTTTTAGTGGTTGTTCTCAAAAAGAACCACAAATAGTTAAAGAACCAGAGTTTATATGTGTCAAGCAAGAGTTATATCCTTATGGTAATGAAATAAAACTAAGAGTACATCCAGATGATTTATCTTTGTTTGAGAAAAGAAAAGAATATTATAAAAAAAGAGCTAAACACTATGAAGAACAAGTTCTTAGAAATAATGAAAGATGTAAGGAAAATAAATAATGTATGACCTAAGACAAAAAGAAGATGTGAGATGTTTGTTTCCTAAAGCAGGATATATTATTAAGAGAATACTTGAAAGGGTATCATAATGACAAATATAAAAGATATGTTAGTTATTTTATTTCCAAAATCTGATACAGTAGATATAGAATATGTAGCAAATATTATTGAGTTTAAGTGTCAAAACTTCGGATTAAATACACCTCTTAGAGTTGCACACTTTTTAGCACAGGTTAGGGAAGAAGTAGGAGCAGAGCTTAAACCTATCTCTGAAAACCTAAACTATAGTGAAGAAGCTTTAATAAATATATTTAAAGCCTTTAGAAATAATCCAGAACTTGCAGATAAATTTGGTTGGGATGAAGATACCCCTATTGCAGACCAAGTAAAGATTGCAAACTATGCTTATGCAAATCGTAATGGTAATGGTGCTGCTGATTCAAATGGAGATGGAGATATTAACGAAGATGATGACGGTTGGAAATATAGAGGTGCAGGAGCTTTACAGATAACTGGCAAAGGCAATTATATAGAAGTTCAAAAAAGAATAGATAAATATATAGTTGGCAACTCTGTAAATATTTTAAATGGAAAAGATATTCATACATTAAAAGGTTCTATTCTAGCTGCTGCTGGATTTTGGATATGGAAAGATATCTATAACGATGCCGATTTAGGAACAGATAGTTATGCAATAGACCATGTAACTGCAAGAATTAATAAACATACAGATTCTTATTCGCATAGAAGAGAGCATTTTGAGAAGATTAAACATTTAATCTGACTTGAGAAGAATATGGCACTAGATAACAAAAAAGATAAATTAGGACTTTTAGCTTTTAAAAAAACTAAACAATTAAATGCTCTTATTCAAGAACTACGAAACACTACAATTGGTTCATTAAATGAAGATGTAAATGCTAATGCAAATGCTATAATACAAATTGATGAAGCTCTTACAATAATTAATGCAAAGATAGATTCACTATCAAATTTGTTCGGTATTACATACAATACTGATGGAACTATAGCAACTGAAAGCTATACAACACATACTCATAATTATGAAGATACTACTATAAATGACACTGTAGATGGTAGTGGAAGTGAAACAGCCACACAAAAAGAATCAGGAGAAGTTAATACATAATTGTTACGGATTAACAAACTTTTAAGTTTAGAAGTTATAAACTTCTATTAATAAAAGTACGGAGTAACAAAAAATGATGGATAAAGATAGAGAACTTCTTCTTACAATATTATCTGAAGTTAGAGAGATAAAAGAGGATAATAAATTCCTTAAATCTCTAGTTCCAGAAGAATTATCACTATCTGAATTATCAAATATGACTGGGAAAACAGCTAATACATTAAGAAAATATATAATTGCCAATTTTGAACCAGAAGAAGATTATGAGAAAAAAAGTGGTAAAATATATGTGAAACAAGATGTAGTGCTTCGTATAAGGAGACATTATGCGAGGTAAAGGTTGGGATATTCCCAAAAAACGAAATAAAACTACTGGCGAACTTGAAGACGGTAATGTTATTTATGTTCTTGGAACAGTTGATGGTAAGTTCTACAGAAAATCAACTGGTAAAGAAGCAACAAAATTAAATATTGCATGGATAAAAAAGAATGCCAGAGAAGTTCTTTTAAAACTTATAAATAAACAAAACACTAAAGTAGAAAAAACTAGCTTAGAAGAATATGGTTTAAAGGTTATTGAAGCTACTGCAAGAGGTAGAAGTATTTCTACTCAAAAAGAGAAAAAAGGCTATTTCAATAATCACATATTGCCTTATTTTAAATCTAAAGGTTTTACATATATTGAAGATATTAAAACTACAGAAATAGAAATGTGGCAAAACCATATGTTAGATAATAAGTCTTCAAGCACTGCAAAAAAGTGCAAAGATACTTTTGCTCTTATTATGGATAAAGCTGCAGCAGATGATATAATTAATAAGAACTATGTAAAACTGGCTTACAGTTTTACTGTTACTACAGAAAAAAGAGTTCCATATACTCCAGGTGAAGTTACAACTCTCATAAAAGAGAGTGAAGGCTGGTTTAAAGTATTTTTATACTTGATATTTAGTACAGGAGTTAGAACTGGTGAAGCTCTTGGTCTTATGTGGGATGATATAGATTTCAACAATGGGTTTATTGATTTAAAGAGATCTATTACAAAAAGTAGAGTAACCACAAAAGAAGGTAATACTAGTACTGAAGATTTCATACAAAACGGTTATAAAATTGTAGAAAACAACAATACTAACAAAACTAAAAATCATACAAGACTTATACCACTTGATG
It encodes the following:
- a CDS encoding four helix bundle protein; protein product: MGIHSEAILNRKYMEMIKLLNIYLNHFPKFEKYALSNNIRNTAYEVYDLITECQKRYFKKTSLTSLDVTHQKLRMQIYLANELGYFAFKDGRKDTKVNPQKRFLAITKVIDEIGKIIGAWINKLKDKGNFK
- a CDS encoding reverse transcriptase/maturase family protein, with product MKSLGQYNNMKNDSVACQCGGNWSNSSNAGAFAMNLNNNRTNSNNNVGGRDCESKPETAMVDTGFRGVCCPALSEINTLKSLSSSNIESQTKTSKRIGYLFDKTFTVDNLYEAFLVARKGKRNKRTTLKFEMNLGAELQSLHDELHSGTYRPRAYSQFKVYEPKERIINAPAFRDLVVQHCIYKAIYEIFDNSFIDTSYACRKGGGTHKASEYTQKQMRKYSGELYYAKLDIKKFFYSIDRDILKKLFEKKIKDKRLVDLMCEFTQMNGDKGIPIGNLLSQLYALIYLNPLDHFIKRVLKVKSYVRYVDDFVMIGLALEQAKEFKNRCEKFVQDELKLELSHWHIQKIKKGINFVGYRTWKRIKFVRKHSMYKMKKAIKKFKIESIISLIGHAKGTGSIAYFRKLLIEFQILNLLPIRSVRWLNM
- a CDS encoding phage holin family protein, whose product is MITEHGIGGVVTYNGSAIAVSSFFVYLGLDKEAILFFAVLLLIDYITGLGKALAIKESITSNKMKYGILSKLSLLIIPITVAIAGKSANVDMTYIIYASMNVLVLSEVYSIIANIYSMRTHKELPEFDVTRLLARKIKVILLSWAE
- a CDS encoding glycoside hydrolase family 19 protein; its protein translation is MTNIKDMLVILFPKSDTVDIEYVANIIEFKCQNFGLNTPLRVAHFLAQVREEVGAELKPISENLNYSEEALINIFKAFRNNPELADKFGWDEDTPIADQVKIANYAYANRNGNGAADSNGDGDINEDDDGWKYRGAGALQITGKGNYIEVQKRIDKYIVGNSVNILNGKDIHTLKGSILAAAGFWIWKDIYNDADLGTDSYAIDHVTARINKHTDSYSHRREHFEKIKHLI
- a CDS encoding tyrosine-type recombinase/integrase; translation: MRGKGWDIPKKRNKTTGELEDGNVIYVLGTVDGKFYRKSTGKEATKLNIAWIKKNAREVLLKLINKQNTKVEKTSLEEYGLKVIEATARGRSISTQKEKKGYFNNHILPYFKSKGFTYIEDIKTTEIEMWQNHMLDNKSSSTAKKCKDTFALIMDKAAADDIINKNYVKLAYSFTVTTEKRVPYTPGEVTTLIKESEGWFKVFLYLIFSTGVRTGEALGLMWDDIDFNNGFIDLKRSITKSRVTTKEGNTSTEDFIQNGYKIVENNNTNKTKNHTRLIPLDDTTKNILMEYYQERTQDEWIFVSKNNTCFSDSKTVNKYYWKPLLFKTKIEDKDLYTSRHTYVTIMKNNGADEAWLKSVGGWTQSSKVLNDVYFTHESSKKDIKLANNFFHIVNEKEDKKPC